The Podospora pseudocomata strain CBS 415.72m chromosome 1 map unlocalized CBS415.72m_1, whole genome shotgun sequence genome has a segment encoding these proteins:
- a CDS encoding uncharacterized protein (COG:O; EggNog:ENOG503P5TH), with protein sequence MDQMDYEMHQAEVPTSQAPAHPATHSGFQGVPPQGQGGCPFFRNEQQHRQPSGLPHLHPSYPHYHHGVNSLYHLSRQNQGPHAPRPSHSRNLSLQPHHHPQQPSHGQLQQQQQQQPQQQQPQQPQQQQQHQQHQQQQQQQTQNPPLSLPLPHSQSHSHSHSHSLSHPHPHSHYDPIYPGWSSSAQSASPAYQWVAPASVPGPPPSHAVPLLSVPLQLQSILRPSGSDQFFPNGGAGSTNPSGSNSVLPSFHSNQNLPHLDSTVPPPFSFPYRHPSALHRFSVAPAIQNHQSHSGLPQAPSFPQASTQNQTHQLYQTQPGREALSSVAMNTDRPSPGDAPPAQPSQAASSTNMSSNPSSGAGPASSGLPQPVNGSGEPSRRSDRGPGSNMASGQLPLPEPRPMTAGDSTLAMYRGFSGEQRRSVIRRARAELAQPTGDDYDESEEDYSPIDDDDEAYRFATQFGHGYMPDESRLRQQQLLRGQMSSNKRVASKKALASLQSVDMESLTASERTCVICYNDFGVTSPEGISEAPLRLPKCKHIFGDHCIKKWFEESDSCPYCRDKVPSDPVMPPSVQGYIRATAEFVGMPYRHGPEPGSRLPTHPPSRSVQSGERRASPSDPSTESMRRTRARFGAARGYGPPASNFATPSGSRPGPPHGAFPSMASFPGSVGAAPPGPFQPSGPPGASAPTGYGQQQQHGQGHPLPRYYAP encoded by the exons ATGGATCAAATGGACTATGAGATGCACCAGGCCGAGGTGCCAACCTCTCAGGCGCCCGCACATCCAGCAACGCATTCCGGATTCCAAGGTGTGCCACCACAGGGTCAGGGCGGTTGTCCCTTTTTCCGGAATGAACAACAGCATCGCCAGCCATCAGGCTTGCCCCATCTTCACCCCTCATACCCGCACTACCACCATGGCGTTAACTCTCTGTACCACCTGTCCAGACAAAACCAAGGACCCCACGCTCCTCGGCCATCCCACAGCCGCAACCTCTCCCTTCAgccacaccatcaccctcaacagCCCAGCCACGGACAActgcaacagcaacaacagcaacaaccacaacaacaacagccacaacaaccgcagcagcagcaacaacaccaacaacaccaacagcaacaacaacaacagactCAAAACCCCCCATTGTCTCTGCCACTGCCTCATTCCCAGTCCCACTCGCACTCGCACTCGCACTCCCTctctcatccccatccgcaCTCGCACTACGATCCGATCTACCCCGGATGGTCCTCTTCGGCACAGAGCGCCAGTCCCGCATATCAGTGGGTGGCCCCCGCTTCTGTCCCCGGCCCTCCCCCGTCACATGCCGTCCCGCTCCTTTCGGTTCCGTTGCAGCTGCAGTCAATCTTGAGGCCGTCAGGCTCCGATCAATTCTTTCCCAACGGCGGAGCAGGGAGTACAAACCCTAGCGGGTCCAACTCTGTGCTACCCAGCTTTCACTCGAACCAAAATCTTCCACATCTCGATTCCACCGTGccaccacccttctccttcccctaCCGCCATCCTTCTGCCCTCCACCGGTTTTCGGTGGCGCCAGCTATTCAGAACCACCAGAGCCACTCGGGCTTGCCACAAGCCCCGTCTTTTCCTCAAGCGTCAACCCAAAACCAAACCCACCAACTTTACCAGACTCAGCCTGGCCGGGAGGCGCTGTCTTCCGTAGCCATGAATACCGACCGCCCTTCTCCCGGCGATGCTCCCCCCGCTCAGCCCTCCCAGGCAGCTTCGAGTACCAACATGTCTTCCAACCCAAGTTCCGGAGCCGGCCCGGCGTCCTCTGGCTTGCCCCAGCCGGTCAATGGCTCAGGGGAGCCGTCGAGACGATCGGATCGTGGCCCCGGGAGCAACATGGCGTCCGGTCAGTTACCGCTTCCCGAACCTCGCCCAATGACCGCCGGTGACTCGACCCTGGCCATGTATCGGGGGTTCAGTGGTGAACAACGCCGAAGCGTGATTCGTCGAGCTCGTGCTGAGCTGGCCCAACCAACCGGCGACGACTACGATGAAAGCGAAGAGGACTACAGCCCgatcgacgacgacgatgaagcgTACCGCTTTGCCACCCAGTTCGGCCACGGATACATGCCGGACGAGAGTCGTCTCCGCCAACAGCAGCTTCTTCGTGGCCAGATGTCGAGCAACAAGCGTGTGGCCTCCAAGAAAGCATTGGCCTCGTTGCAGAGCGTCGATATGGAGAGCCTGACGGCATCCGAGAGAA CCTGTGTCATTTGCTACAATGACTTTGGAGTGACGAGTCCCGAGGGGATCAGCGAGGCTCCGCTTCGACTTCCAAAGTGCAAGCACATTTTCGGTGACCACTGCATCAAGAAGTGGTTTGAAGAGTCTGACAGCTGCCCTTACTGCCGAGACAAGGTGCCTTCTGACCCTGTCATGCCCCCCAGTGTTCAGGGATATATTCGAGC GACGGCAGAGTTTGTAGGAATGCCATATCGGCATGGCCCAGAACCAGGCAGCCGATTGCCTACCCACCCGCCGTCGAGAAGTGTCCAGAGCGGGGAGCGCCGGGCCTCTCCCTCCGACCCCTCGACCGAAAGCATGCGGAGGACTCGGGCCCGTTTCGGTGCCGCCCGTGGCTACGGCCCTCCAGCTTCGAACTTTGCCACTCCTTCGGGCTCTCGCCCGGGGCCTCCCCATGGTGCTTTCCCGAGCATGGCCAGTTTTCCTGGCTCAGTTGGTGCTGCCCCCCCGGGGCCATTCCAACCAAGTGGCCCGCCAGGAGCAAGCG CTCCAACCGGGTatgggcagcaacagcaacatgggCAGGGGCACCCTCTTCCCCGATACTATGCGCCATAA
- a CDS encoding uncharacterized protein (EggNog:ENOG503NUMB; COG:S) codes for MAGRVRHPIDIRSLERWLNKTVPEIETPLEVHQFGFGQSNPTYQLTTPSGDRYVLRKKPPGKLVSKTAHKVEREYRIIAALSTTDVPVPRAYCLCEDDSVIGTPFYIMEFLDGRIFEDPVIPNVLPDHRRAIWADAVRTLAKLHRIDPKSVGLESFGRHDGFYNRQIATWKQICGAQAAVEDVDTKEQVGQLPFFEELMAFFSDGKAQPADKGTLIHGDFKIDNLVFHKTEPRVIGILDWEMSTIGHPLSDLANLLTPYYTAFLDPARSVHLHPGFLPKATRGLPSREDLTELYFAVLEPEAREEDRAVVETRRRELQWAQAFSIFRLAAICQGIAARLARRQASSEQAKRHGDARTLFAEFAWELAQSSKGAEAKKSKL; via the exons ATGGCAGGAAGAGTCCGTCACCCAATCGACATCCGCTCCTTGGAGCGATGGCTGAACAAGACCGTCCCTGAGATTGAGACGCCCCTTGAAGTCCACCAG TTTGGATTCGGCCAATCAAACCCCACCTAccagctcaccaccccctctgGCGACCGCTACGTCCTCCGCAAGAAGCCTCCCGGAAAGCTCGTCTCCAAAACCGCCCACAAGGTCGAGCGCGAGTACCGCATcatcgccgccctctccaccaccgacgtCCCCGTGCCCAGAGCCTACTGCCTCTGCGAAGATGACTCTGTCATCGGCACCCCCTTCTACATCATGGAGTTCCTCGACGGGCGCATCTTCGAAGACCCCGTCATCCCCAACGTCCTCCCCGACCACCGCCGCGCCATCTGGGCCGACGCCGTCCGCACCCTGGCCAAACTCCACCGCATCGACCCAAAAAGCGTCGGGCTGGAGAGCTTCGGCCGCCACGACGGCTTCTACAACCGGCAGATCGCCACCTGGAAGCAAATCTGCGGTGCCCAGGCCGCGGTCGAGGACGTGGACACGAAAGAGCAAGTCGGACAACTCCCCTTCTTCGAGGAGCTCATGGCCTTCTTCAGCGATGGGAAGGCCCAGCCGGCGGACAAGGGGACGCTGATCCACGGAGACTTCAAGATTGACAACCTGGTCTTCCACAAGACGGAGCCGAGGGTGATTGGGATTCTGGA CTGGGAGATGTCCACCATCGGGCACCCCCTTTCCGATTTGGCGAACTTGCTGACGCCGTATTACACCGCGTTTTTGGACCCTGCTCGGTCGGTGCACTTGCACCCTGGGTTCTTGCCCAAGGCGACGAGAGGGTTGCCGTCGAGGGAGGATTTGACAGAGTTGTATTTTGCGGTGCTGGAGCccgaggcgagggaggaggatagggcggtggtggagacgaggaggagggagctgCAGTGGGCGCAGGCGTTTAGTATTTTCAGGTTGGCGGCGATTTGCCAGGGGATTGCCGCtaggttggcgaggaggcagGCGAGCAGTGAGCAGGCCAAGAGGCACGGGGATGCGAGGACGCTGTTTGCTGAATTTGCGTGGGAGCTGGCGCAGAGCAGCAAGGGGGcggaggccaagaagagtAAGTTATGA